A window from Synechococcus sp. RSCCF101 encodes these proteins:
- the efp gene encoding elongation factor P has product MISSNDFRTGTTIEIDGSVWRVVEFLHVKPGKGSAFVRTKLKAVQTGNVVEKTFRAGEMIPQALLEKTTLQHTYMDGEDFVFMDMSSYEETRLTAKQIGDQRKYLKEGMEVNVVSWNEAPLEVELPNSVVLEVTQTDPGVKGDTATGGTKPAIVETGAQVMVPLFISIGEKIKIDTRNDSYLGREN; this is encoded by the coding sequence ATGATCTCCAGCAACGACTTTCGCACGGGGACAACGATCGAGATCGATGGCTCCGTCTGGCGTGTGGTTGAGTTTCTTCATGTCAAGCCCGGCAAAGGTTCGGCTTTCGTTCGCACCAAGCTCAAGGCTGTGCAGACAGGGAATGTTGTGGAGAAGACGTTCCGCGCCGGTGAGATGATTCCCCAGGCTCTGCTGGAGAAAACCACGCTTCAGCACACCTACATGGATGGCGAAGACTTTGTGTTCATGGATATGTCAAGTTACGAGGAGACCCGCCTCACCGCCAAGCAGATCGGTGATCAGCGCAAGTATCTGAAGGAGGGGATGGAAGTCAATGTGGTGTCCTGGAATGAGGCCCCATTGGAAGTCGAGCTTCCCAATTCCGTGGTTCTCGAGGTCACACAGACCGATCCGGGTGTGAAGGGGGATACGGCCACCGGTGGGACCAAGCCGGCGATTGTGGAGACCGGTGCCCAGGTGATGGTGCCGCTGTTCATCTCCATCGGCGAGAAGATCAAGATCGACACGCGCAACGACAGTTACCTCGGTCGCGAGAACTGA
- a CDS encoding peptidylprolyl isomerase encodes MKPLLRSITPADLLRPAIALLLMAGLMLGGSPAFAGLPPGNAVTDPDALLRDALPVQQEDLVGLQHRLEGTSDDLRAKRWSALLRTIRRTQAAYTTRRAVILDAVPDDRRQRADGLMEQLRTDLEGLAEAAETRDRDAFLADRRRALTAIGGVEALLVQGAEVVIPPEFDALPRLVGRATVSISTNKGELLAVVDGYNAPLTAGAFVDLVRRGFYDGLPFIRAEDFYVLQTGDPKGDADGFVDPASGRQRTVPLEIRIPGEEAPFYNQTFEDLGLYKATPTLPFATKGTMGWAHSDQALDDGSSQFFLFLFEPELTPAGLNLIDGRYAAFGYVVDGFDVLEELTADDRVERIRLVNGEEMFMDHA; translated from the coding sequence ATGAAGCCACTCCTCAGGTCCATCACTCCAGCCGATCTGCTTCGCCCCGCCATCGCCCTGCTGCTGATGGCCGGCCTGATGCTGGGAGGATCGCCCGCCTTCGCCGGGCTGCCGCCGGGCAATGCGGTGACCGACCCGGACGCCCTGCTGCGGGACGCCCTTCCCGTGCAGCAGGAGGATCTGGTGGGTCTGCAGCACCGGCTCGAGGGCACCAGCGACGACCTGAGAGCCAAGCGCTGGAGCGCTCTGCTCCGCACCATCCGACGCACCCAGGCGGCCTACACCACCCGCCGTGCCGTGATCCTGGACGCCGTCCCTGACGACCGGAGACAGCGGGCCGACGGGCTGATGGAGCAGCTGCGCACGGACCTGGAGGGACTGGCGGAGGCGGCGGAAACCCGGGACCGGGATGCCTTCCTGGCGGATCGGCGCCGGGCGCTCACCGCCATCGGAGGAGTGGAAGCCCTTCTGGTGCAGGGGGCGGAGGTGGTGATTCCGCCGGAGTTCGATGCGCTGCCCCGGCTGGTCGGGCGCGCGACTGTGTCGATCAGCACCAACAAGGGCGAGCTGCTGGCGGTCGTCGATGGCTACAACGCCCCCCTCACGGCCGGAGCCTTCGTGGATCTGGTGCGGCGGGGCTTCTACGACGGTCTGCCCTTCATCCGCGCCGAGGATTTCTATGTGCTTCAGACCGGGGATCCGAAGGGCGACGCCGATGGCTTCGTCGACCCCGCCAGCGGTCGTCAGCGCACGGTGCCCCTTGAGATCCGCATCCCCGGGGAGGAGGCTCCCTTCTACAACCAGACCTTCGAGGACCTCGGGCTGTACAAGGCGACACCCACCCTGCCCTTCGCCACCAAGGGCACCATGGGCTGGGCCCATTCCGACCAGGCCCTCGATGACGGTTCATCACAGTTCTTCCTGTTCCTGTTTGAACCCGAACTCACACCGGCTGGCCTCAATCTGATCGATGGTCGCTATGCGGCCTTCGGCTACGTGGTCGATGGCTTCGATGTGCTGGAGGAGCTCACCGCGGACGACCGGGTGGAACGGATTCGTCTGGTGAACGGCGAGGAGATGTTCATGGACCATGCCTGA
- the thiL gene encoding thiamine-phosphate kinase, protein MPETLADLGEAELLHRLARYAPPGQLSDDAAVLHWPAGPDLVVNTDVFVEDIHFSDATMGPQAVGWRVAAANGSDLAAMGCRSCLGLTVGLVAPGWTPWPWVQGVYEGLSQALADFGGVILGGDCSGGDQRVLAVTALGHLSGRQTIRRSDARPGDWLISTGSHGLSRLGLALLRSEMPVGDIPDALRQRAISRHRRPRPRWDAAERLRRSRPSACHWRVGGVDSSDGLLAALEALATSSSCRIRINEAGIPLDPAMSYLPQAREWCLAGGEDFELVLSLEPSWARALLSLSRDDASETGDEDPDCYRHIGWVEAGPAVVTDVQGLPLLEPPKGRSQGFEHFR, encoded by the coding sequence ATGCCTGAGACCCTGGCGGACCTGGGTGAAGCGGAGCTGCTGCATCGCCTGGCCCGCTATGCCCCGCCGGGTCAGCTGTCCGACGACGCCGCGGTGCTCCACTGGCCCGCCGGGCCGGACCTGGTGGTGAACACCGATGTGTTCGTCGAAGACATCCACTTCAGTGACGCCACCATGGGACCGCAGGCGGTGGGCTGGAGGGTGGCCGCCGCCAACGGGTCCGACCTGGCGGCGATGGGGTGCCGCAGCTGCCTGGGCCTGACGGTCGGGCTGGTGGCGCCGGGATGGACGCCCTGGCCCTGGGTGCAGGGTGTGTATGAGGGCCTCTCGCAAGCCCTCGCCGACTTCGGCGGCGTCATCCTGGGGGGCGACTGCAGCGGCGGAGATCAGCGCGTGCTGGCCGTGACCGCTCTCGGGCACCTGAGCGGACGGCAGACGATCCGGCGCTCGGACGCCCGTCCGGGTGATTGGCTGATCAGCACGGGCAGCCACGGGCTGAGCCGCCTGGGCCTGGCCCTGCTCCGGAGCGAGATGCCGGTCGGCGACATTCCGGACGCGCTCCGCCAGCGCGCCATCTCCCGTCACAGGCGGCCGCGACCTCGCTGGGACGCGGCTGAACGGTTGCGGCGGTCACGCCCCTCGGCCTGCCATTGGAGGGTTGGCGGGGTGGACAGCAGCGACGGCCTGCTGGCCGCGCTGGAGGCTCTGGCCACCAGCAGCAGCTGCCGCATCCGGATCAACGAAGCCGGGATCCCACTTGACCCGGCGATGTCATACCTGCCTCAGGCCCGGGAGTGGTGCCTTGCGGGAGGGGAGGACTTCGAGCTGGTGCTCAGCCTGGAGCCCAGCTGGGCCCGTGCCCTGCTGAGCCTCAGCCGCGACGACGCATCCGAAACGGGAGATGAGGATCCGGACTGCTACCGCCACATCGGCTGGGTGGAAGCGGGACCTGCGGTTGTGACTGATGTTCAGGGTCTCCCCCTACTGGAGCCACCTAAAGGCCGGAGCCAGGGATTCGAGCACTTTCGCTGA
- a CDS encoding type I glyceraldehyde-3-phosphate dehydrogenase, with product MTLRVAINGFGRIGRNFMRCWLSRGENTGLEVVGLNDTSDPKTNAHLLTYDSMLGRIRDTEVGYTDDTLIVNGKTIKCFSDRNPLNLPWKEWGVDLVIESTGVFVTKEGASKHLQAGARKVLITAPGKGEGVGTFVVGVNESEYRHADYDIVSNASCTTNCMAPIVKVLDQEFGVVKGLMTTIHSYTGDQRILDASHRDLRRARAAAMNIVPTSTGAAKAVALVYPSVKGKLTGIAMRVPTPNVSVVDLVFESAKPTTAEAVNSALKAASQNGMKGIIKYGDLPLVSSDYAGTDESTIVDEALTLSIGDNLVKVVAWYDNEWGYSQRVVDLAEVVASKWA from the coding sequence ATGACTCTGCGCGTTGCGATCAACGGTTTCGGACGCATCGGACGCAACTTCATGCGCTGCTGGCTGAGCCGCGGTGAGAACACGGGTCTGGAAGTGGTGGGTCTCAACGACACCTCCGATCCGAAAACCAACGCCCACCTGCTGACCTACGACTCGATGCTGGGTCGCATCCGTGACACCGAAGTCGGTTACACGGACGACACGCTCATCGTCAACGGCAAGACGATCAAGTGCTTCTCCGATCGCAATCCGCTCAATCTCCCCTGGAAGGAGTGGGGCGTGGATCTGGTGATCGAATCCACCGGCGTGTTCGTGACCAAGGAGGGCGCCAGCAAGCACCTCCAGGCCGGTGCCAGAAAAGTTCTCATCACGGCCCCCGGCAAGGGCGAAGGTGTCGGTACATTCGTCGTTGGTGTCAACGAGTCCGAATACCGCCACGCTGACTACGACATCGTCAGCAACGCCAGTTGCACCACCAACTGCATGGCTCCGATCGTGAAGGTTCTCGATCAGGAGTTCGGTGTGGTCAAGGGTCTGATGACCACCATCCATAGCTACACCGGAGACCAGCGCATCCTTGATGCCAGCCATCGCGATCTCCGCCGTGCCCGCGCTGCGGCGATGAACATCGTTCCCACCTCCACCGGAGCGGCCAAGGCTGTGGCTCTCGTCTACCCGAGCGTCAAAGGCAAGCTCACCGGGATCGCGATGCGTGTCCCCACACCCAATGTCTCGGTGGTCGACCTGGTCTTTGAATCGGCCAAGCCCACCACTGCTGAGGCTGTCAACAGCGCCCTGAAGGCCGCCTCACAGAACGGGATGAAGGGCATCATCAAGTACGGCGATCTGCCGCTGGTGTCGAGTGACTACGCCGGCACCGACGAATCCACCATCGTGGATGAAGCCCTTACCCTCAGCATCGGTGACAACCTGGTCAAGGTCGTCGCCTGGTACGACAACGAGTGGGGCTACAGCCAGCGCGTCGTCGATCTGGCCGAGGTGGTGGCCTCCAAGTGGGCCTGA
- the murC gene encoding UDP-N-acetylmuramate--L-alanine ligase, translating to MPLELQPGQPVHFIGVAGIGMSALALILADRGYPVSGSDPRESPMRSHLETVGVRVFSRQDESTVAQLDSSGLNPLVVCSTAIPESNPELKAARTRGWPVLHRSDLLAALIDQQPAIAVAGSHGKTTTSTLITELLLAAGEDPTAVIGGVVPSLGRNGRCGQGRLLVAEADESDGTLVKFAPELGVITNLELDHTDHYHDLDALVATVSRFAGNCRSVLANHDCAVLRRHLRAQSWWSVEHADGVAFAALPVHLDGDHTIAEFYESGEPVGRLRLPLPGRHNLSNSTAALAACRMQGVPFERLREAMATLRSPGRRFDLRGTWQGRFVVDDYAHHPSEVAATLAMARLMVESGNSPLPGRPERLVALFQPHRYSRTQDFMEAFAEALRAADLVLLAPLYAAGEEPRPGISSAALASAIEAAPHHPDVHVAGSLDQLADQVVAVSRPGDLLLAMGAGNVNSLWGLLQTRTTDEHPGSDHPPVAA from the coding sequence TTGCCGCTGGAGCTCCAACCTGGCCAGCCCGTTCACTTCATCGGTGTGGCCGGAATCGGCATGTCGGCTCTGGCTCTGATCCTGGCTGACCGGGGGTACCCGGTCAGTGGCTCCGATCCCAGGGAGTCGCCGATGCGGTCGCACCTTGAAACGGTGGGGGTGCGGGTCTTCTCCCGTCAGGACGAGAGCACGGTGGCCCAGCTGGACAGCAGCGGCCTGAATCCACTGGTGGTCTGCAGCACCGCCATTCCCGAGAGCAATCCGGAACTGAAGGCCGCGAGGACTCGTGGCTGGCCCGTCCTGCACCGTTCCGATCTGCTGGCCGCTCTGATCGATCAGCAGCCGGCCATCGCGGTCGCCGGCAGTCACGGCAAGACCACCACGAGCACCCTGATCACGGAATTGCTGCTGGCGGCGGGCGAGGATCCCACCGCTGTGATCGGGGGGGTGGTTCCCTCCCTCGGGCGAAACGGTCGCTGCGGCCAGGGCCGCCTGCTGGTGGCCGAGGCCGATGAATCGGACGGCACCCTGGTGAAATTCGCGCCGGAGCTGGGCGTGATCACCAATCTCGAGCTGGACCACACGGATCACTATCACGATCTGGACGCGCTGGTGGCGACGGTGTCCCGCTTCGCCGGCAACTGCCGGTCCGTGCTGGCCAATCACGACTGCGCCGTGCTGCGCCGGCACCTCAGGGCCCAGAGCTGGTGGTCGGTGGAGCACGCCGATGGCGTCGCGTTCGCCGCTCTGCCGGTTCACCTCGACGGCGACCACACCATCGCGGAGTTCTACGAATCAGGCGAGCCTGTCGGCCGGCTGCGGTTGCCCCTTCCGGGACGCCACAACCTCAGCAATTCCACGGCCGCCCTGGCGGCCTGCCGGATGCAGGGTGTTCCGTTCGAGCGCCTGCGCGAGGCGATGGCGACGCTCCGATCGCCCGGCCGACGTTTCGATCTGCGGGGAACCTGGCAGGGGCGCTTCGTGGTGGACGACTACGCCCACCATCCCAGCGAAGTCGCGGCCACGCTCGCCATGGCACGGCTGATGGTGGAGAGCGGCAACAGCCCGCTGCCAGGCCGGCCCGAGAGACTGGTGGCGCTCTTCCAGCCGCACCGCTACAGCCGCACCCAGGACTTCATGGAGGCCTTCGCGGAAGCGCTGCGGGCAGCGGATCTGGTGCTCCTGGCTCCCCTGTACGCCGCCGGCGAGGAGCCGAGACCCGGAATCTCGAGTGCGGCCCTGGCCAGCGCCATCGAAGCCGCCCCCCACCACCCGGACGTCCATGTGGCGGGCAGCCTGGATCAGCTGGCGGATCAGGTGGTCGCGGTCAGCCGCCCCGGGGATCTGCTGTTGGCCATGGGCGCCGGCAATGTCAACAGCCTCTGGGGGCTGCTGCAGACCCGGACGACGGACGAGCACCCCGGCTCCGATCACCCTCCCGTCGCCGCATGA
- the murB gene encoding UDP-N-acetylmuramate dehydrogenase has translation MTRSPLERESIPAPDAAPQAGIPLAGYTTWRVGGPAEWFAEPATLPELISLLAWAVDRGQAVHLMGAGSNLLIHDAGLEGLTLCLRRLQGARIDPATGLISALAGEPIPTLARRAARAGLAGLEWSVGIPGTVGGAAVMNAGAQGGCIAERLVEVEVIEPSRPETPHRLSAAELRFGYRHSRLQEEDLVVLSASFQLEPGHDPRQVTARTTGNLQHRTTTQPYHQPSCGSVFRNPEPQKAGRLIEGLGLKGRKVGGAMVSDVHANFIVNTGEATAEEIESLISQVQAEVLRAHGIGLVTEVKRLGW, from the coding sequence ATGACCCGCTCCCCGCTCGAGAGGGAGTCGATCCCGGCACCCGATGCAGCCCCGCAGGCGGGCATCCCCCTGGCCGGCTACACGACCTGGCGGGTGGGCGGTCCGGCGGAATGGTTCGCCGAGCCCGCCACACTCCCCGAGCTCATCTCCCTGCTGGCGTGGGCCGTGGATCGGGGCCAGGCGGTGCACCTGATGGGGGCCGGCTCGAACCTGCTCATCCACGATGCCGGCCTGGAAGGGCTCACCCTCTGCCTGCGCCGCCTCCAGGGAGCCCGGATCGATCCGGCCACCGGTCTCATCAGCGCCCTGGCCGGTGAACCGATCCCCACCCTGGCCCGGCGGGCCGCCCGGGCCGGACTGGCCGGACTGGAGTGGTCGGTGGGCATTCCCGGCACGGTGGGGGGCGCGGCGGTGATGAATGCCGGCGCCCAGGGGGGCTGCATCGCCGAGCGGCTGGTCGAGGTGGAGGTGATCGAGCCGTCCCGGCCGGAGACACCCCATCGCCTCAGCGCCGCGGAGCTTCGCTTCGGCTATCGCCACAGCCGCCTTCAGGAGGAGGACCTGGTGGTGCTCTCAGCCTCCTTCCAGCTCGAGCCCGGCCATGACCCGCGGCAGGTGACCGCACGGACCACGGGCAACCTGCAGCACCGCACCACCACCCAGCCGTACCACCAGCCCAGCTGCGGTTCCGTCTTCCGCAATCCCGAACCTCAGAAAGCGGGACGCCTGATCGAGGGCCTCGGCCTCAAGGGACGAAAGGTCGGCGGGGCGATGGTCTCGGACGTTCACGCCAATTTCATCGTCAACACGGGTGAGGCGACCGCCGAGGAGATCGAATCCCTGATCAGCCAGGTGCAGGCGGAGGTGCTCAGGGCCCATGGCATCGGGCTGGTCACGGAAGTGAAGCGGCTGGGCTGGTGA
- a CDS encoding YbaB/EbfC family nucleoid-associated protein: MAGFGLPNFGQLTEAFKKAQQIQQDAQKLQEELDAMELEGTSSDGRASIWLSGNQQPLKVRLAPELVSEGATVTEAAVLEALKAAYDTSTSTMKARMEELTGGLNLNLPGA; encoded by the coding sequence ATGGCCGGTTTCGGTCTCCCCAATTTCGGTCAGCTGACCGAAGCCTTCAAGAAAGCGCAGCAGATCCAGCAGGACGCGCAGAAGCTGCAGGAGGAGCTCGACGCGATGGAGCTGGAGGGGACCAGCAGCGATGGCCGGGCCAGCATCTGGCTTTCGGGCAACCAGCAGCCCCTGAAGGTGCGCCTGGCGCCGGAACTGGTGTCGGAAGGCGCAACCGTCACCGAAGCGGCCGTGCTCGAGGCCCTGAAAGCCGCATACGACACCTCCACCAGCACGATGAAAGCGCGGATGGAGGAGCTGACCGGAGGCCTCAACCTCAACCTGCCCGGCGCCTGA
- the rsgA gene encoding ribosome small subunit-dependent GTPase A, which yields MGVSPGCESSVPPVEAGGGRHQGRVIALQGGFCRVRLRRPGPGNRDHLLCVRRSRLDRDGRWVVVGDQVWVEAIDWSSGRAVIAARESRRSLLTRPSVANCSHIHVVVSLQQPAFDPDQLSRFLITAEGTGLPVAVVLTKTDLSGPDAVAGLRSRIGGWGYASHPLCCVDGPGLEAYRRVLAAQPLTVLCGPSGAGKSSLLNALTPGLGLRVSAVSGRLERGRHTTRHVELLAVGDGALVADTPGFNRPSLPEAPGELAALFPEIRARLSAGRCRFRDCLHLDEPGCCVGRDWDRAPLYRRAVEEVCLAGRGEGGRRPGLRRRAG from the coding sequence ATGGGGGTGTCACCCGGCTGCGAATCCAGCGTGCCGCCGGTTGAGGCCGGAGGGGGCCGCCACCAGGGGCGGGTCATCGCCCTGCAGGGGGGGTTCTGCCGGGTCCGGTTGCGCCGACCGGGTCCCGGAAACCGGGATCACCTGCTCTGTGTGCGGCGCTCCCGGCTCGATCGCGACGGCCGCTGGGTCGTCGTCGGTGATCAGGTGTGGGTGGAGGCGATCGACTGGTCTTCCGGCCGGGCGGTGATCGCGGCGCGTGAATCCCGCCGCAGCCTGCTGACCCGCCCCTCGGTGGCCAACTGCAGTCACATCCACGTGGTGGTCTCACTGCAGCAGCCGGCCTTCGATCCCGATCAGCTGAGTCGCTTCCTGATCACCGCCGAGGGCACCGGCCTGCCCGTGGCGGTGGTGCTGACCAAGACGGATCTGTCCGGACCCGATGCCGTGGCCGGCCTGCGCAGCCGGATCGGCGGGTGGGGCTACGCCTCCCATCCGCTCTGCTGTGTCGATGGTCCTGGTCTGGAGGCCTATCGCCGGGTGCTGGCCGCACAACCCCTGACCGTGCTCTGCGGCCCCTCCGGCGCGGGCAAGAGCAGCCTGCTCAACGCGCTGACTCCCGGTCTTGGGTTGCGGGTCAGTGCCGTCTCCGGGCGCCTGGAGCGGGGACGGCACACCACCCGCCATGTGGAGCTGCTGGCGGTGGGCGACGGAGCGCTGGTCGCGGACACACCCGGATTCAACAGGCCCTCGCTTCCAGAGGCGCCCGGCGAGCTGGCAGCGCTGTTTCCGGAGATCCGGGCGCGACTCTCGGCCGGCCGCTGCCGCTTCCGGGACTGCCTGCATCTGGACGAGCCGGGCTGCTGCGTGGGCCGGGATTGGGATCGTGCCCCCCTCTACCGACGTGCAGTGGAAGAGGTGTGTTTGGCCGGGCGGGGAGAGGGGGGCAGGCGCCCGGGCCTCAGGCGCCGGGCAGGTTGA
- a CDS encoding sulfurtransferase TusA family protein: MTDPALEPSETLDLRGLPCPVNYIRTRLALEGLEPGSWLQVDLDAGEPEAMVSEGLRDAGHRVDVAHRHGGVTRLRIQRAAG; encoded by the coding sequence GTGACCGATCCCGCGCTGGAGCCCTCCGAGACCCTCGACCTCAGGGGCCTTCCCTGCCCGGTGAATTACATCCGCACCCGGCTTGCCCTCGAGGGCCTGGAGCCGGGGTCCTGGCTTCAGGTGGATCTCGATGCCGGGGAACCCGAGGCCATGGTCAGCGAGGGGCTGAGAGACGCCGGGCACAGGGTGGATGTGGCCCACCGCCATGGGGGTGTCACCCGGCTGCGAATCCAGCGTGCCGCCGGTTGA
- the dnaJ gene encoding molecular chaperone DnaJ gives MADYYDLLGVSRDADGETLKRAYRRLARQYHPDVNKDPGAEDRFKEIGRAYEVLSDPQTRARYDQFGEAGVSGAAGMPDMGDMGGFADLFETFFSGFGGAAQGPRRRGPQQGEDLRLDLTLDFEDAVFGGERDVQIRHLETCSTCKGTGAKSGSGPTTCSTCGGSGQVRRSTRTPFGNFTQVAPCPTCGGSGQVIADPCDACGGQGLQQVRKKLRITIPAGVDSGTRLRIGQEGNAGPRGGPSGDLYVFLTVKPHPRLQRDGTTVLSEVKVSYLQAILGDRIEVETVDGPETIEIPAGTQPQAQLTLQGKGIPRLGNPVARGDHLLRVVVQLPTRLNDQERDLLGQLAGHHSGKDHPHKSGLFGGLFGHHN, from the coding sequence ATGGCGGATTACTACGACCTGCTCGGGGTCAGCCGTGACGCTGACGGTGAGACCCTGAAGCGGGCCTATCGCCGGCTTGCGCGTCAGTACCACCCTGACGTCAACAAGGACCCTGGGGCCGAGGATCGGTTCAAGGAGATCGGACGGGCTTACGAGGTCCTCAGCGATCCCCAGACGCGTGCTCGCTACGACCAGTTCGGCGAGGCCGGTGTGTCGGGAGCGGCCGGGATGCCCGACATGGGCGACATGGGCGGCTTCGCCGACTTGTTCGAGACCTTCTTCAGCGGGTTCGGCGGAGCGGCGCAGGGACCACGCCGACGCGGACCTCAGCAGGGCGAGGACCTTCGGCTCGACCTCACTCTGGACTTCGAGGATGCCGTCTTCGGCGGCGAACGGGATGTGCAGATCCGGCACCTCGAGACCTGCAGCACCTGCAAGGGCACTGGAGCGAAGTCGGGCAGTGGACCTACCACCTGCAGCACCTGTGGCGGCAGCGGCCAGGTGCGCCGCTCCACCCGCACACCCTTCGGCAATTTCACCCAGGTGGCTCCCTGCCCCACCTGCGGCGGCAGCGGCCAGGTGATCGCCGATCCCTGTGACGCCTGCGGCGGTCAGGGGCTTCAGCAGGTGCGCAAGAAGCTCCGCATCACCATCCCTGCCGGAGTCGATTCCGGCACCCGTCTCAGGATCGGGCAGGAGGGCAACGCTGGCCCCCGCGGCGGCCCGAGTGGTGATCTCTATGTCTTCCTGACCGTGAAACCCCATCCGCGGCTGCAGAGGGATGGCACCACGGTGCTCTCGGAGGTGAAGGTCAGCTACCTGCAGGCGATCCTGGGCGACAGGATCGAGGTCGAGACCGTGGATGGTCCCGAGACGATCGAGATCCCCGCCGGCACCCAGCCCCAGGCCCAACTCACCCTTCAGGGCAAGGGCATTCCCCGCCTGGGCAATCCCGTGGCCCGTGGCGATCACCTGCTGCGGGTCGTGGTCCAGCTGCCCACCAGGCTGAACGACCAGGAGCGCGATCTCCTGGGCCAGCTGGCCGGGCACCATTCCGGCAAGGACCACCCCCACAAGAGCGGTCTGTTCGGAGGGCTGTTCGGGCACCACAACTGA
- the grpE gene encoding nucleotide exchange factor GrpE, whose product MSGETPVTPERPETDPARDGMEHPAGDPQAAGAQPSDVADAGGDQGEDGSATEPPVSPGIGDTTGPDAAADRVRELEARLESLSREHEALNSQYVRIAADFDNFRKRQQRDQEDQRLQLTCTTLAEILPVVDNFERARQQLDPQNEEAQGLHRSYQGLYKQLVDVLRKFGVSVMRVEGETFDPTLHEAVMREESDEHPEDVITAELQRGYQLNERVLRHALVKVSMGPGPAPDAPSTDAEEPAG is encoded by the coding sequence ATGAGCGGAGAGACTCCCGTCACACCAGAGCGACCGGAGACCGACCCCGCCCGTGACGGGATGGAGCACCCGGCGGGAGACCCACAGGCCGCTGGCGCCCAGCCCTCGGACGTCGCCGATGCCGGCGGCGATCAGGGGGAGGATGGATCTGCTACCGAACCCCCCGTTTCACCGGGGATCGGGGACACCACCGGTCCGGATGCCGCCGCGGATCGGGTCCGTGAGCTTGAGGCCCGACTGGAGAGCCTCAGCCGGGAACACGAGGCCCTGAACAGCCAGTACGTGCGGATCGCGGCGGACTTCGACAACTTCCGCAAGCGCCAGCAGCGCGATCAGGAGGATCAGCGTCTGCAGCTCACCTGCACCACGCTGGCGGAGATCCTGCCGGTGGTCGACAACTTCGAGAGAGCCCGCCAGCAGCTGGATCCCCAGAACGAAGAAGCCCAGGGCCTGCACCGCAGCTACCAGGGTCTCTACAAGCAGCTGGTCGATGTGCTGCGGAAGTTCGGTGTCTCGGTGATGCGTGTCGAGGGTGAGACCTTTGATCCGACCCTCCACGAAGCCGTGATGCGGGAGGAGAGCGACGAACATCCCGAGGACGTGATCACCGCCGAACTGCAGCGGGGCTACCAGCTCAATGAACGCGTTCTGCGCCACGCCCTGGTGAAGGTGTCCATGGGTCCGGGTCCCGCCCCGGACGCGCCGTCCACGGATGCCGAGGAGCCTGCGGGCTGA